The following are encoded together in the Streptomyces rapamycinicus NRRL 5491 genome:
- a CDS encoding hemolysin family protein, producing the protein MTVVQLTIGALTLLTNAFFVGAEFALISVRRSQIEPRAQAGEKRARGVLWALEHLSALMATAQLGITISSLVLGAVAEPAIAHLLEPGFDAVHVPHALVHPIAFVIALTVATYLHMLIGEMVPKNIALAAPERTALLLGPPLVALTRLLRPFVFGVNAFANALLRLLKVEPKDEVESVFTDDELIRLVRDSSDAGLLDKSGGERLRDALELGTRRVGDILVPLDEMVTVDQRVTPAQLERTAAASGCSRLPVTGPGGAILGYLHIKDTLGIADRDRPFPRTAVHTVPRVPADTPLDDTLTTMRATGAHLAAVTSDTDAVLGFVTMTDVLDELVGM; encoded by the coding sequence ATGACCGTCGTCCAGCTCACCATCGGCGCCCTCACCCTCCTCACCAACGCCTTCTTCGTCGGCGCCGAATTCGCCCTGATCTCCGTGCGCCGCAGCCAGATCGAACCGCGCGCGCAGGCGGGGGAGAAGCGGGCGCGCGGTGTGCTGTGGGCGCTGGAGCACCTGTCCGCGCTGATGGCCACCGCCCAGCTCGGCATCACCATCTCCTCCCTCGTGCTGGGCGCGGTCGCCGAACCGGCCATCGCCCATCTGCTGGAGCCCGGCTTCGACGCCGTTCACGTCCCGCACGCACTGGTGCATCCGATCGCGTTCGTCATCGCGCTCACGGTGGCCACGTATCTGCACATGCTCATCGGCGAGATGGTCCCCAAGAACATCGCCCTCGCCGCGCCCGAGCGCACCGCGCTCCTCCTCGGCCCGCCGCTGGTGGCCCTCACCCGCCTCCTGCGCCCCTTCGTCTTCGGCGTGAACGCGTTCGCCAACGCGCTGCTGAGGCTGCTGAAGGTCGAGCCCAAGGACGAGGTCGAGTCGGTCTTCACGGACGACGAACTCATCCGGCTGGTACGGGACTCCAGCGACGCCGGGCTGCTCGACAAGTCCGGCGGCGAGCGGCTGCGCGACGCCCTGGAGCTGGGCACCCGGCGGGTCGGCGACATCCTCGTCCCCCTCGACGAGATGGTCACCGTCGACCAGCGCGTCACCCCCGCCCAACTGGAACGCACGGCGGCCGCCTCCGGCTGCTCCCGCCTCCCGGTCACCGGACCCGGCGGCGCCATCCTGGGCTATCTGCACATCAAGGACACCCTCGGCATCGCCGACCGGGACCGCCCCTTCCCCCGCACCGCCGTCCACACCGTCCCCCGCGTGCCCGCCGACACCCCGCTGGACGACACCCTCACCACCATGCGCGCCACCGGCGCCCACCTGGCCGCCGTGACGTCAGACACCGATGCGGTCCTGGGCTTCGTCACGATGACGGACGTCCTGGACGAACTCGTGGGGATGTGA
- a CDS encoding hemolysin family protein, translating to MTEILLLLLALALTLACALFVAAEFSLTTVERGALERAAEAGERGADSALTAVRRLTFQLSGAQLGITVTSLVIGMLAEPSLAALLETPLTATGLPEGAASTAAVVLGVAVSTVVLMVAGELVPKNWAISRPLHVAKAVASPQRAFTAAFAPLIHHLNNTANRLVRRMGLEPAEELASARTPDELVALARHSAAEGALEQDAAELFVRTLHLGELIAENVMTPRVDVQALEAHATAADAANLTLATGRSRFPVYRDTLDEVVGTVHIRDVLALDAARRATTPVTDLATPPLLVPDSLPVDRLLDRLRRAHTMAVVIDEYGGTAGIATLEDIVEEIVGDVRDEHDTDETPGLMPLGPGAWEADGGVRLDELTGIGLTGPEGPYETVAGLLATALGRIPAAGDTFETDDGWQLTVLKVDHHRADRVRITEAAEAVHTNESPEAVGTTESREAVGTTESREAVRTTEPPEAAR from the coding sequence GTGACCGAGATCCTGCTGCTTCTCCTCGCGCTGGCCCTCACCCTTGCCTGTGCCCTCTTCGTGGCCGCCGAGTTCTCCCTCACCACCGTCGAACGCGGCGCCCTGGAGCGCGCCGCCGAAGCCGGTGAGCGCGGGGCCGACAGCGCGCTCACGGCGGTGCGCCGGCTGACGTTCCAGCTCTCCGGGGCCCAGCTGGGCATCACCGTCACCTCCCTGGTGATCGGCATGCTCGCCGAGCCCTCGCTGGCCGCCCTCCTCGAAACCCCGCTCACCGCGACCGGCCTGCCCGAGGGCGCGGCGTCGACGGCCGCCGTGGTGCTGGGCGTGGCCGTCTCCACGGTGGTGCTGATGGTCGCCGGGGAGCTGGTGCCCAAGAACTGGGCCATCTCCCGCCCCCTGCACGTGGCCAAGGCCGTCGCCTCCCCGCAGCGCGCCTTCACCGCCGCCTTCGCCCCGCTGATCCACCACCTCAACAACACGGCCAACCGCCTGGTGCGCCGCATGGGCCTGGAGCCCGCCGAGGAGCTCGCCTCCGCCCGTACGCCGGACGAGCTGGTCGCGCTGGCCCGCCACTCGGCCGCCGAGGGCGCGCTGGAGCAGGACGCGGCCGAGCTGTTCGTCCGCACGCTCCACCTGGGCGAGCTGATCGCGGAGAACGTGATGACCCCGCGCGTGGACGTCCAGGCGCTGGAGGCCCACGCCACCGCCGCCGACGCGGCCAACCTCACCCTGGCCACCGGGCGGTCCCGCTTCCCCGTCTACCGCGACACCCTGGACGAGGTGGTCGGCACCGTGCACATCCGCGACGTCCTCGCCCTGGACGCCGCCCGCCGTGCCACCACCCCCGTCACCGACCTGGCCACGCCCCCGCTCCTGGTGCCCGACAGCCTCCCGGTGGACCGGCTGCTGGACCGGCTGCGCCGCGCGCACACCATGGCCGTCGTCATCGACGAGTACGGGGGCACCGCGGGCATCGCCACCCTGGAGGACATCGTCGAGGAGATCGTCGGCGACGTCCGCGACGAACACGACACCGACGAGACCCCGGGCCTGATGCCCCTCGGCCCCGGCGCCTGGGAGGCGGACGGCGGCGTACGGCTGGACGAACTCACCGGTATCGGCCTGACCGGCCCCGAGGGCCCGTACGAAACCGTCGCGGGTCTCCTGGCCACCGCCCTGGGGCGCATCCCGGCGGCCGGGGACACCTTCGAGACGGACGATGGCTGGCAGCTCACGGTCCTGAAGGTGGACCACCACCGCGCCGACCGCGTACGGATCACGGAGGCCGCCGAGGCGGTCCACACCAACGAGTCCCCCGAGGCCGTCGGGACGACTGAGTCCCGCGAGGCCGTCGGGACGACTGAGTCCCGCGAGGCCGTCCGGACCACCGAGCCCCCCGAGGCCGCCCGATGA
- a CDS encoding SPFH domain-containing protein, with protein sequence MFGYRVPAPDQAMLISGGRRGQGGAPFRVVTGHGKFVLPVIRKVRFLTLAMCEAEVAEKCVSRQGITLTVRAVIAFKVGNDTESIVNAGQRFLSDQEQMAVLTGRIFAGHLRAIIGSMTVEELITERQKLATEVLDTSKAEMAKIGLIVDSLQIQSIDDGDTGYIDAMSAPHKAAIQRQAQIAQAQASQASAEAEQEAARNQAEYARQTAVVQAQYNAEVDRAQAQAAQAGPLAEAHAQQEVLSARTELAQRAADLRQQQLVAEIVKPAEAEAERIRVVALAEAERMKIQAEAAASHGRVALDRMLIDQLPQIVKEAASGLSGANVNVLNGADGLGEIAAGLVGQGLTILDAVRRNMGAPGTEDEPKRRSGTDDGAVEVR encoded by the coding sequence ATGTTCGGTTACCGCGTACCCGCACCCGACCAGGCGATGTTGATCTCGGGTGGCAGGCGTGGACAAGGGGGTGCGCCGTTTCGCGTGGTGACCGGGCACGGCAAGTTCGTGCTTCCGGTCATCCGCAAGGTCCGCTTCCTGACGCTGGCGATGTGTGAGGCCGAGGTCGCGGAGAAGTGCGTCAGCCGGCAAGGCATAACGCTGACGGTGCGCGCGGTGATCGCGTTCAAGGTGGGCAATGACACCGAGTCCATCGTCAACGCGGGCCAGCGATTCCTCTCCGACCAGGAGCAGATGGCGGTGCTGACCGGGCGGATCTTCGCGGGTCATCTGCGGGCCATCATCGGCTCGATGACGGTCGAGGAGCTCATCACCGAGCGGCAGAAGCTGGCCACCGAGGTGCTGGACACCTCCAAGGCGGAGATGGCGAAGATCGGTCTGATCGTGGACTCGTTGCAGATCCAGTCGATCGACGACGGCGACACCGGCTATATCGACGCGATGTCCGCCCCGCACAAGGCCGCCATCCAGCGGCAGGCCCAGATCGCCCAGGCGCAGGCCAGCCAGGCGTCGGCCGAGGCGGAGCAGGAGGCGGCGCGCAACCAGGCCGAGTACGCGCGGCAGACGGCGGTGGTACAGGCCCAGTACAACGCCGAGGTGGACCGCGCCCAGGCGCAGGCCGCCCAGGCCGGACCGCTGGCGGAGGCGCACGCCCAGCAGGAAGTGCTCTCCGCGCGCACCGAGTTGGCCCAGCGGGCGGCCGATCTGCGGCAGCAGCAGCTGGTGGCCGAGATCGTGAAACCCGCGGAGGCGGAGGCCGAGCGGATCCGGGTGGTGGCGCTGGCCGAGGCGGAGCGGATGAAGATCCAGGCCGAGGCGGCGGCCTCACACGGCCGGGTCGCGCTCGACCGCATGCTGATCGACCAACTGCCGCAGATCGTCAAGGAGGCCGCCTCCGGGCTCTCCGGCGCGAACGTCAACGTCCTCAACGGGGCGGACGGGCTGGGCGAGATCGCGGCGGGCCTGGTCGGGCAGGGGCTGACCATCCTGGACGCGGTACGGCGCAACATGGGCGCCCCGGGCACGGAGGACGAGCCGAAGCGGCGGAGCGGGACGGACGACGGGGCGGTCGAGGTTCGTTAG